The DNA sequence gaGCCTAACCACGTAGCACTAAGGGGTTTGatgtgttgcgtgttcagagatgctcttctgcacaccactgctgtaatgagtggttatttgcgttactgtctccttccagTCAGGCAGTTCAGTCTGTGAGGTcagcttctccactgacctcactcattaacaactcgcacaaatcaccctgtctggcaccaacaatcattccacagtccaaagtcacttttcttttcttttcttttcccgtCCCTCGGCgaccaacgggagagcgacacgccttcttcaagccgtctcgcctcccaagttgtaaccgtgattccaaggcgctcgaggtgcttgttttgtgcggcgatctactaaccctgccaagtccctccctctggagcagtgagccaattattgctgctccacgtgagccggccaaacttggcttttggcagccaaagtcactttttgtttgttttcacatttcttccccattctgacatttggtcagaaaaacggctgaacctcttgaccacgtctacatGCTTTTGTACAATGAGTTGCTgtcgcatgattggctgattaaatatttgcattaacaggctctacaggtctacctaataaaatgctcagtgagtgtatctgAAAAGGAAccagtatacacacattatgTGTTACACAGCAGGAGACAGTATTGGTCTTTGCTGAATCGAGAAACTGATTCAGACGGCTACTTCAAAACAATTGAagcagaatgagagagacagatggccaaaataaaagtaatataaTCATCATTTCACGATTAAACATTACATGATTGTAcctttttcccatttttgtaGAAGTGGAATGTTGGCATGCTGCCGATCTTACAGTTTTCTGAAACGTCCTGCAGAAGGAGGGCAGAAACACCACAAATGACACCCAATAAAAAAACCAATAACAACCTCTGCGTGCATCAGTTTACCGAACCCCACACAAAATCAAGACactttaaaatgcataaaatgacccctcataagacaatactgaTTGTTCTGAAGCACAGAATCAATTAGGAAACTGGGTTCATCgcagttattttttgtttgagcACATTTTTAGTACATATTGCACTAAGGCTATACACCATTGTCGAAGGCAACATCCCTACTGTCGTTCGGTATCCGGGGATCTAAGGAGGAGGTCTTCGTGGTGGGCTGTGTAGTTCGGTTACTCGTGTTGATGCGTTTCACTTTCGTTTTTAGCGCAGGTCTGTTTCATTCGTAACACTCGGTTAAACACGCAAGTTTGGAGCGTCGCTCCTCTCGGTAGGAGCGGTGCGAATCTCTGATAACCTGGAGTTCTATACGGGAGACCTTTGTGGCTGTTTGTGGCATAtttatctatatctatatagcCATGAAGCGTACTGTAGTTGTGTCAATATTAGTGTATGTTCGCTGTTAGTGTGGTGAGTCTAAATGCACGCTGTGAGGAGGTCGCCCCGCTCGGTTGGAGGGCTCTGCAACTCTTGGTGGCCCGGGGTTCTGTGTTTGATACCAGCGTGGCGTCTCGTGCGTTTGTCTAATTCCCTCCTATACATTGGAGCCGAGAAAGGGAGTAAATCTGTCATTTCCTAGCTTTTCTAAAGTCACGTAGCATACCTGGTTAGACGGTAAAcagctggcatttatatagcgcctttatccaaagcttctcactcacccagtcacacgcacactcgcacaccgacgtcaactggctgccacgcaaggcaccgaccagctagtgtaacatggttagctcagctagttcgctagtaagcacggatcctgcagtgaaagcgaaggctggtagcaggttaccgtgacaacactccccgatgacgtaaccctcaaattcaaaagaacgtagttgcccttggctaggggcgagttcgtctttagctgactggtaacgcgttcgttcaacaaataatttggacaagtgagaggccggggttcaaatcccacctcggactcaggcaaatttctcacctgttacactcgtcaggagcatttaggggttaggtgtcttgaacagggacactttgacacacccagggcggaatcgaacaaCATCCGacagctcttaccgcctgagccaatgtcgccctaaTGGACTCCTACATGTGTGTTGCATGTCACTGTCTGTGTGCACTCACACCAATGTATGAATAATTCTGGTTTGTCAGTGGAATTAGAGGCGTAATGATGTTTCGTGTGTCCTAGCCTCGGTATCTCACATTCTGTGGGTAACATTTAGAACCCAAAGCGGTCGCTTTTGGTCCCCTGACCCCACTCCCTCACATGAACACGTGTAAATTGTTGATCACAAATACACAATtatggactacagagccaaatcaagaaaaaatatatatctctCTCCCACCTTTCAGGGGAACAAATACAGTTTGCCCTTACCGAAGCTTCATCCACATCCACCTTCAGAAACACAACACTGCTGAACTCTGGGTTCTCCGAATGACCCTGTCAAAAGGGAGGCAGGTGATCAAAAGGAAGGTCAGCGTTTCTCCACATATCATTGAGCTCAATCCATCATACTGCTACACAAACTGCCCTGTACAAGTTGGTCCATGCATTTCCTGTAGTACTGCTAGGTGGAACAACATTCTGAAGAAAACACTCACTTTAAATTTCGGACCAATGCTCCGACAGGGAGGGCACCATGTAGCGGTGAAGTCCACCACAACCAGCTTGCCACCAGCATCCTTCAAGGCCTGATCAAATTGAGCCTACAAAGAGAAACAAAGGAAACAAACTTTAtagttcacacacgcacacttcagTCTTAAGTTTGCCTTACCTTAAGTGTCTTGCTGCTGGTGTGC is a window from the Conger conger chromosome 8, fConCon1.1, whole genome shotgun sequence genome containing:
- the LOC133134999 gene encoding thioredoxin-like, encoding MVKYIENQAQFDQALKDAGGKLVVVDFTATWCPPCRSIGPKFKGHSENPEFSSVVFLKVDVDEASDVSENCKIGSMPTFHFYKNGKKIDEFSGADENKLLKKLHQHK